One window from the genome of Candidatus Binataceae bacterium encodes:
- a CDS encoding amidohydrolase family protein, with amino-acid sequence MAANPQRVDVHHHMFPTPYLARERDRLMARLGVNPAPLLAWTPARSVEEMDKHGIATAIASISTPGIWFGDNRAACDLARECNEYAARMVQDHPGRFGFFAATPLPDPDGSLREIEYALDVLKADGVGLLTSYDDRWPGDPAFFPVFEELNRRRAVVFIHPTAPACCRNLTIGIPPAITEFLFDTTRAISSLLFNGVLSRCSDIRFIFCHCGGTMTVLAHRMADFGARQPEVAERLPNGVLYELKRLHFDIANATYAPNFAAIRALIPLSQMLFGSDYPFVPMEATTGGIPQLGLPVEQWRAIDRDNALRLLPRLRG; translated from the coding sequence ATGGCCGCTAATCCCCAGCGGGTGGACGTGCATCATCACATGTTCCCCACTCCTTACCTGGCGCGCGAACGGGATCGCCTGATGGCGCGGCTGGGTGTCAATCCGGCCCCGCTGCTGGCATGGACACCCGCACGTTCGGTGGAGGAGATGGATAAGCATGGAATCGCCACCGCGATTGCTTCCATCTCCACGCCCGGGATCTGGTTTGGCGACAACCGTGCAGCTTGCGACCTGGCGCGCGAATGCAACGAGTACGCCGCGCGGATGGTGCAGGACCATCCCGGCCGTTTTGGCTTCTTTGCGGCTACCCCGCTGCCCGATCCCGACGGCAGCTTGCGTGAGATCGAATATGCGCTCGACGTGCTCAAGGCCGACGGGGTTGGCCTGCTGACCAGCTACGACGATCGTTGGCCGGGCGATCCAGCCTTTTTCCCGGTCTTCGAGGAACTCAATCGCCGCCGCGCCGTGGTCTTCATCCACCCCACCGCGCCGGCGTGCTGCCGCAACCTGACTATCGGCATCCCGCCCGCGATCACCGAATTTCTGTTCGATACCACGCGCGCGATTTCGAGCCTGCTGTTCAATGGGGTGTTGAGCCGCTGCTCGGATATCCGCTTTATCTTCTGCCACTGCGGCGGCACGATGACCGTGCTGGCCCATCGGATGGCCGACTTCGGTGCGCGCCAACCCGAGGTCGCAGAGCGGCTACCCAACGGCGTGCTGTACGAACTCAAGCGGCTGCATTTCGACATCGCCAACGCGACCTACGCACCCAACTTCGCCGCGATCAGAGCGCTGATCCCGCTGTCGCAGATGCTGTTTGGCAGCGATTATCCGTTTGTCCCCATGGAGGCGACGACCGGTGGAATTCCTCAGCTTGGGCTGCCGGTCGAACAATGGCGCGCCATCGATCGCGACAACGCCCTGCGCCTGTTGCCTCGTTTGCGCGGCTGA